From one Actinopolyspora saharensis genomic stretch:
- a CDS encoding helix-turn-helix domain-containing protein has product MAGTNGTPKAKALGARLKEARKAAGYTVRGLADQLGLSHSAISRWETGARSPETEDVASVLAVTGASSADRSELLEMARGTNDPQWLSVQSGDRERQMAALLEFERDASHITDVSPLLIPGLLQTADYARAIMISGEVPPSEVETRVAVRVGRRETLTRRNPAQLLALVGEAAIRQQIGGRETVVDQLNHLLNVAEMPNVDLRVVPASAGWTPALEGPFVLIDFDNDTPIVHLENRRAALFFHESADVDAYRSAVDKVKQVAMTPADSTALIANVITELETTT; this is encoded by the coding sequence ATGGCTGGCACCAACGGAACGCCGAAAGCCAAAGCGCTTGGGGCACGACTCAAGGAAGCCCGCAAGGCGGCTGGCTACACCGTGCGAGGGCTTGCGGATCAACTCGGCCTGTCGCACAGCGCGATCTCTCGGTGGGAGACGGGAGCGCGTTCGCCGGAGACTGAAGACGTCGCGTCCGTACTCGCCGTCACTGGAGCCAGCAGCGCCGACCGCTCCGAGCTGCTGGAGATGGCGCGCGGCACCAACGATCCTCAGTGGCTGTCGGTACAGAGCGGCGATCGCGAGCGCCAGATGGCGGCACTGCTCGAGTTCGAGCGCGATGCCAGCCACATCACCGATGTGTCTCCGCTGCTGATTCCCGGACTGCTGCAGACGGCCGACTACGCCCGAGCAATCATGATCTCGGGCGAGGTACCGCCGTCCGAGGTAGAGACTCGTGTAGCCGTGCGCGTGGGACGTCGAGAAACCTTGACCCGCCGCAACCCGGCGCAGCTGCTCGCCTTGGTCGGCGAAGCGGCGATCAGGCAGCAGATCGGTGGCAGAGAAACCGTGGTCGACCAGCTGAACCATCTGCTGAACGTCGCCGAGATGCCCAACGTCGATCTGCGCGTTGTTCCCGCCTCCGCAGGATGGACCCCGGCTCTCGAGGGGCCCTTCGTGCTGATCGACTTCGACAACGACACCCCGATCGTTCATCTCGAAAACCGCAGAGCAGCCCTGTTCTTCCACGAATCGGCCGATGTGGACGCGTACCGAAGCGCCGTGGATAAGGTGAAGCAGGTTGCGATGACACCAGCGGATTCCACCGCGCTCATCGCCAACGTCATTACTGAGCTGGAGACGACGACATGA
- a CDS encoding DUF397 domain-containing protein, protein MTTAAPTHWRKSSRSSTQTNCVEVGRTAEGAAVRDTKDRAAGYFAVSGPQWRAFVAALKADRFG, encoded by the coding sequence ATGACCACAGCAGCACCAACCCACTGGCGTAAATCGAGTCGGAGCAGCACGCAGACGAACTGCGTCGAGGTCGGTCGTACTGCCGAGGGTGCGGCCGTGCGGGACACCAAGGATCGCGCGGCTGGGTACTTCGCGGTGTCCGGTCCGCAGTGGCGGGCGTTCGTGGCCGCGCTCAAGGCCGACCGGTTCGGCTGA
- a CDS encoding calcium-binding protein, translating into MRTTRTRTGLTGLVGTGIAAAALVVGAPLAAAAPAQDQPTLSTAADEQNHVEGTAGPDGLHGTSGEDVIKGRGGYDVIFGKAAHDSLFGNSGMDVIRGGSGDDFLHGGQGGDYLYAGPGDDTVMSDEVGSDDEADVVDCGPGVDRYNADLDDKVKNCEIPYYGRG; encoded by the coding sequence TTGCGCACCACTCGCACGAGAACCGGCCTGACCGGACTGGTTGGCACCGGAATCGCCGCGGCTGCTCTGGTGGTCGGCGCGCCGTTGGCCGCGGCCGCGCCTGCCCAGGACCAGCCTACCCTCTCGACGGCGGCGGACGAGCAGAACCACGTGGAAGGAACCGCCGGGCCGGACGGGCTGCACGGCACGTCGGGTGAGGACGTGATCAAGGGCCGTGGCGGCTACGACGTCATCTTCGGCAAGGCCGCCCACGACAGCCTCTTCGGCAACTCCGGCATGGACGTCATCCGGGGCGGTTCCGGTGACGACTTCCTCCACGGTGGACAGGGCGGCGACTACCTCTACGCCGGTCCTGGCGACGACACCGTGATGTCCGACGAGGTCGGCTCCGACGACGAGGCCGACGTGGTCGACTGCGGCCCCGGCGTCGACCGGTACAACGCCGACCTCGACGACAAGGTGAAGAACTGCGAGATCCCCTACTACGGCAGGGGCTGA